Proteins from a single region of Humidesulfovibrio mexicanus:
- a CDS encoding cell division protein FtsX produces the protein MSTGKLMRRGVADMARHPLPQLLTLVTVCMVALLAGVGLLILHTVQTEVLKAQGQARFQVYWSASSNMTEVEAQWADLRGAAGLAELSTFTPRAAMAELMRGLSEAIPAPPKVTLNTAAQNATEADNATDNATNNTPTSPATAANATASATPAPDPALDDFSWLEGQDILPPTALVSFDIPSGEAPEPWMGRMYARLRNLPGVEKVTYNATHLNLATGWIALVQQAAWPALGFFALVVGLVVGNTLKLMMMARRDEVEILSLVGAKPWYIRAPLFANGLVQGFVGGALSLVCLKFLQLWLASLLDVPPLFLKVHFLPVWQCAALVAATTAVAGLAAFIAARR, from the coding sequence ATGAGCACAGGCAAGCTGATGCGGCGCGGCGTGGCCGACATGGCCCGCCACCCGCTGCCGCAGCTGTTGACCCTTGTCACCGTGTGCATGGTGGCGCTTCTTGCGGGCGTGGGCCTGCTCATCCTGCACACCGTGCAGACCGAGGTGCTCAAGGCCCAGGGCCAGGCGCGCTTCCAGGTCTACTGGAGCGCCAGCTCCAACATGACCGAGGTGGAGGCCCAGTGGGCCGATCTGCGCGGGGCCGCTGGTCTGGCGGAGCTGTCCACCTTCACCCCGCGCGCGGCCATGGCCGAGCTCATGCGCGGGCTTTCCGAGGCCATTCCCGCGCCGCCCAAGGTCACCCTGAACACGGCGGCGCAGAACGCCACGGAGGCGGACAACGCCACCGACAACGCCACCAACAACACCCCAACAAGCCCCGCAACGGCGGCCAACGCCACCGCAAGCGCCACTCCCGCGCCCGATCCGGCCCTGGACGACTTCTCCTGGCTGGAGGGGCAGGACATTCTGCCGCCCACTGCGCTGGTGAGCTTCGACATCCCCTCCGGCGAGGCGCCGGAGCCCTGGATGGGCCGCATGTACGCGCGGCTGCGCAACCTGCCCGGCGTGGAAAAGGTGACCTACAACGCCACGCACCTGAACCTGGCCACGGGCTGGATAGCCCTGGTGCAGCAGGCGGCCTGGCCGGCGCTCGGCTTTTTCGCCCTGGTGGTGGGGCTTGTGGTGGGCAACACCCTCAAGCTCATGATGATGGCCCGCCGCGACGAGGTGGAAATTTTGTCCCTGGTGGGCGCCAAGCCCTGGTACATCCGCGCCCCGCTCTTCGCCAACGGGCTGGTGCAGGGCTTTGTGGGCGGCGCGCTGTCCCTTGTCTGCCTGAAATTTCTGCAGCTGTGGCTCGCCAGCCTGCTCGACGTGCCGCCGCTGTTCCTCAAGGTGCATTTCCTGCCCGTCTGGCAATGCGCGGCCCTTGTGGCCGCAACCACGGCCGTGGCCGGACTGGCCGCGTTCATCGCCGCGCGCAGGTGA
- the ftsE gene encoding cell division ATP-binding protein FtsE → MVHLDHVNCTLGGSQALVDVSLHVARGEFVFLTGPSGAGKTTLLRVLYGDLKPTSGAATVAGVDLMRLKASGLPGLRRKVAVVFQDFKVLPERSVFDNIALALEVRGVPKASIDRRVRAVIRALDLEERSYAPCRELSGGEQQRVAIARSMVVNPELILADEPTGNLDADLARHLIELFKQFNTYGTTIIMATHNREVLAWAPEARQAHIERGRMSLPEAEVLDADPVSPIRAARRGA, encoded by the coding sequence ATGGTGCATCTCGACCATGTGAACTGCACGCTCGGCGGGTCCCAGGCCCTTGTCGACGTTTCGCTGCACGTTGCGCGCGGCGAGTTCGTGTTCTTGACCGGCCCTTCCGGCGCAGGCAAGACCACGCTCTTGCGCGTGCTGTACGGCGACCTCAAGCCCACCAGCGGCGCGGCAACCGTGGCCGGGGTGGACCTCATGCGCCTGAAGGCCTCCGGCCTGCCGGGGCTGCGGCGCAAGGTGGCCGTGGTGTTCCAGGACTTCAAGGTCCTGCCCGAGCGCAGCGTGTTCGACAACATCGCCCTGGCCCTGGAGGTGCGCGGCGTGCCCAAGGCCAGCATCGACCGCCGCGTGCGCGCGGTCATCCGCGCCCTGGACCTCGAAGAACGCTCCTACGCGCCCTGCCGCGAGCTTTCCGGCGGCGAGCAGCAGCGTGTGGCCATCGCCCGCAGCATGGTGGTCAACCCGGAGCTGATTTTGGCCGACGAGCCCACCGGCAACCTCGACGCCGACCTGGCCCGGCATCTCATCGAGCTGTTCAAGCAGTTCAACACGTACGGCACCACCATCATCATGGCCACCCACAACCGCGAGGTGCTTGCCTGGGCGCCGGAGGCCCGGCAGGCGCACATCGAGCGCGGCCGCATGAGCCTGCCCGAGGCCGAGGTGCTGGACGCCGACCCCGTTTCGCCCATCCGGGCCGCCAGGAGGGGCGCATGA